From a region of the Posidoniimonas polymericola genome:
- the tatC gene encoding twin-arginine translocase subunit TatC, translating into MPIRSDQDLFEQSKMSFGEHLEELRVTLFKCVLAMLVGSAVGFYIGSDVVTFIEGPLQEGLNEFRIDLAEKQAGVESQTIDDEVYIPLRIYEFVDGEKRERLLYLPLDQDPRNQIIGTGMTDAFMVYVKASLIVGVVVASPALFYFIWQFVASGLYQHERKYVYVFMPFSLGLFLLGAAVAFFFAIQLVVVFLFGFYEWLEITPTPRINEWMSFVLLLPLGFGVAFQLPLVMLFLERIGVFGVADYLKSWRIAILVICIISMLLTPADPGSMILLAVPLCFLYFGGIGLCKFMPRRESPFDPPPA; encoded by the coding sequence GTGCCGATCCGCTCCGACCAAGACCTCTTCGAACAATCCAAGATGTCCTTCGGCGAGCACCTGGAGGAGCTGCGGGTTACGCTGTTCAAGTGTGTGCTGGCGATGCTGGTCGGCTCCGCGGTCGGCTTCTACATCGGCAGCGACGTCGTGACCTTCATCGAGGGGCCGCTGCAGGAGGGCCTCAACGAGTTCCGCATCGACCTCGCGGAGAAGCAGGCCGGCGTCGAGTCGCAGACCATCGACGACGAGGTCTACATCCCGCTGCGGATCTACGAATTCGTGGACGGCGAGAAACGCGAGCGCTTGCTGTACCTCCCGCTCGACCAGGACCCGCGGAACCAGATCATCGGCACCGGCATGACCGACGCCTTCATGGTGTACGTCAAGGCCTCGCTGATTGTGGGCGTGGTGGTCGCCAGCCCGGCGCTGTTCTACTTCATCTGGCAGTTCGTCGCGTCGGGCCTGTACCAGCACGAGCGGAAGTATGTGTACGTCTTCATGCCGTTCAGCCTCGGGCTGTTCCTGCTGGGCGCCGCGGTGGCGTTCTTCTTTGCGATCCAGCTGGTGGTGGTGTTCCTGTTTGGGTTTTACGAGTGGCTCGAGATCACCCCGACGCCGCGGATCAACGAGTGGATGAGCTTCGTGCTGCTGCTGCCGTTGGGCTTCGGCGTCGCGTTCCAGTTGCCGCTGGTGATGCTGTTCCTCGAACGGATCGGCGTGTTTGGCGTAGCCGACTACCTCAAGTCTTGGCGGATTGCGATCCTGGTGATCTGCATCATCTCGATGCTGCTCACCCCGGCCGACCCCGGCAGCATGATCCTGCTGGCGGTGCCGCTCTGCTTCCTCTACTTCGGCGGTATCGGACTGTGCAAGTTCATGCCCCGCCGCGAATCGCCCTTCGACCCGCCGCCGGCGTAG
- a CDS encoding bacterioferritin, translating into MSSKSETLANLQTALSMELTAAHQYQLHASVLEDWGLDRLASQMREEMTEELGHSDAYIERILFLKGQPELTLQKTPTLAKSLREMFALDLDDEKEAIDFYTKAARTAYESGDIGSRSLFERIVLDEEGHMGWLELQLDLLERMGESAYISKHMSAPAKANERT; encoded by the coding sequence GTGTCAAGCAAATCGGAAACACTCGCCAACTTGCAAACCGCTCTGTCGATGGAACTGACCGCTGCCCACCAGTATCAGTTGCATGCAAGCGTACTTGAGGATTGGGGACTAGATCGCCTTGCATCACAAATGCGTGAAGAAATGACCGAGGAACTCGGGCATTCCGATGCGTATATCGAACGCATCCTTTTCCTAAAAGGACAACCCGAGCTAACACTTCAGAAAACACCAACCCTTGCCAAATCGCTTCGGGAGATGTTCGCACTCGACTTGGACGACGAAAAGGAAGCAATCGATTTCTATACCAAGGCTGCTCGCACGGCATACGAGTCAGGTGATATTGGGTCACGAAGTCTATTCGAACGGATTGTTCTGGATGAAGAAGGGCACATGGGCTGGCTTGAGCTACAATTGGATTTGCTTGAGCGGATGGGCGAATCCGCTTACATCTCGAAACACATGTCCGCCCCAGCCAAAGCAAACGAGCGCACATAA